The DNA region AATCCCCCATCGGCGGGCGGAGCGTCATGGCAGAAACAAAAGCAACCTGGGTGCCGGCTTCCGCCGCAATGGCCGGCGTGGGCGGTTTGCGCAAAGCCGTACTCACCGCCGCCTTGCTGCTCACCAGCTTCGCCGCCAGCGCCCAAGACCTCCTGATCCGCAACGCCACCGTCCACACCGCCACCGCGCAGGGCAGCCTGCAAGGCGCCGACGTGCTGATCGGCAACGGCCAGGTGCGCGCCATCGGCAAAAACCTGACCGCCCCCGCCGGCGCCCAGGTCATCGAAGCCGAAGGCCGCCCGCTCACGCCCACCCTGTTCGGCGGCATCACCGAGATCGGCCTGGAAGAAGTCTCCGGCGAAAAAGCCACCGTGGACGAAACCCTGGCCCTGGGCGCCGACACCAAGCAGATGACGGTGCGCCCCGAGTTCGACGTGACCCTGGCCTACAACCCCGAGTCGGTGCTGATCCCGGTCACCCGCATCGAAGGCATCGGCTGGACCTTGCTGGGCGCGGGCACCGCCACCGGCGGCTCCATCGTCGCCGGCCAGGGCGGCGTGATGCGCCTGGACGGCGGCCCCGACCCCACCGGCGCGCGCGTGCTGTTCGTCAAGCTCGGCGGCGACGCCTCCGGCCTGACCGGCAACTCGCGCGCCGCGCAGTGGATGATCCTGGACCAGCTGATCGCCGAGGCCCGCGGCCGCATCGGTCCCGACTCGAACGCCGCCCTGCTCACCCCCGCCGGCCGCGCCACGCTCGCGCGCTACCTGGACGGCGGCGGCCGGGTGATGGTGGGCGTGGACCGCGCCGCCGACATCCGCCAACTGCTGCGCTGGTCCGCGCGCCACAACGTGCGCATCGCCATCGCCGGCGGCGCCGAAGCCTGGAAGCTGGCACCGCAACTGGCCGCGGCCAAGGTGCCCGTGTTCGTCGACCCGCTGGCCAACCTGCCCGGCGACTTCGACCAGATCGGCGCGACCATGGAAAACGCGGCCCGCCTGCGCGCCGCCGGCGTGCCTGTGGGCTTCAGCCAGAGCGGCGACGCCTCGCACAATGCGCGCAAGGTGCGCCAGCTGGCCGGCAACGCCGTCGCCGCCGGCCTGCCCTGGGCCGACGGCCTGGCCGGCCTGACCCGCGTGCCCGCCGAAGCCCTGGGCGTGTCGTCCGAACTGGGCAGCATCGCCCCCGGCCGCCGCGCCGATCTGGTGCTGTGGAGCGGCGACCCGCTGGAAGTCAGCAGCGTGGCGTTGCAGGTCTGGATGAACGGCCGCGCCATCGAAATGCGCAGCCGCCAGACCGAACTGCGCGACCGCTACCTGCGCCCGGACAACGGCATGCCGCGCGCGTATCCGGCGCCTACGGGTAGGTAACGAAGACAGCGCAGCGAGCCACCCACACGGCTCGCTGCGCTCCTGCCTTCTGTTTTGAGCTTTCTGTGGGAGCGGCGTAAGCCGCGATAGCGCAACTTCGGATGGCGGCGAATCGCGGCTCACGCCGCTCCCACCCCAAAGCCGAAGCCTTCCGCATCAAACGTGCGCGTCCAACCCAACGCCGCAACTGGGGCAAAAATTTGGCTTGCTCGTGCCGCTCAGCACCTGCCCAAGACGGGCCCCGCACCGGGGGCAATTGACGCACCACATGATGTACAGCACCGCGCCCATGAACCCGACAAAGGGCACGACCATCCAGCCCCTGTGCAGGCCGGGAAGATCGAAGAACATCGTGGCCGCAAACAACAGCCAGCACCCGAACGCGACAGCGCGCGCCCTGAAGATTTTTGCCTTGAGCATCTCGCCGATCGTCATCGCGCCTGGGTCCTGATCGTCCACCTGGCTCTATCGTAGAGGATGTGCACGCCTGCCTAGCGTGCCATTGCTCCACCCCAACCACCGCCTTGGGGTAAGCGCGGCGTAAGCCGCGTCCACGCCACCCCAATCTCCCGCGCATGCCCCGGCCCATACGGACACAGCCCGCCCCCTGTGGGAGCGGCGTAAGCCGCGATTCGCCCCGACCCGAAGCTACGCTATCGCGGCTTACGCCGCTCCCACAGAAAGCAAGGCTCCGGCATGGCGCGGCACCGCCGGCGCTTAGTTGTCGTAGTTGGTAATCCTGGCATGGATCACACACCCGCCACGCGCCACCAGAACCCCATCGAAGCCCCAATAGCTCTCTCCGGGGCGTTCGGATCGGAAACTGAACGCATGCACCCTATCGGTGTCCGCAAGCTCACGCTTGAAGCCAATCGCTTTGCCGTGCGTGCGTTCAAACGCCGCCGCCGAATAGGGCTCCGATACCGCCAAGCGCTTTCCGAGCTGTTCGACCGTGCCGCCCGCGCAGGCCGGGGTAGGTTGGATGCGCTCAAGCAGATCGCCACCCCAGGTGCTCGGATCGGAAGGCAGCGCCACCTTCTCGTAAGCGCTTGCCAACGGAGCGCCCACCGCGATGGCAAGCAGCAGCCATAAGCCTCTAACGACCATAACCACTCCCGCAGTAGCGCAGAACAAAGTGGCGTTCTCTCTAGTGCTCATTGCGGCCGCGCCTCCGCCGTCATCAGCGTCACCAGCTCCAGCCTGCCCGTGAGGTCGAAAGCGAAATGCACTGAATGCACCGGGTAGTCATAGCGCAACCAGCCGCCGTGCGAGCCCAGCAGCGTCTTGCCCGGCAACGCGTTGCGCGCCGGTACGCCCAGAACCGACTCGACGTCGGCGCGCGAAGCGTCGAACGAAAGCCCCGGCCCGAGCGAGCCGCCGTATCGGTGGTAGCCCTCCTTGCCGCCGCCGTACAGGAACACCACTTGCACGGTTCCGCCAGAATCGAGCTGCAATTGCAGTCCGTCCGTCACCGAACGCAGATACCTCGTCGTCGGCAGGCCGGCTTCTAGTGATGCCTGCGTATACGCCTTCAATCGACAGCGCGCCAGCGTATGCGCTGCAGCGGGCGCTTCGGGCGATGAACCCAGTAGGGCGATCAGCGCATCCATGGTTTCACTCGGGCCGCCCCTTGGACGAGCAATCAGTCCTGTACGAATTCGCATTGAACGCACGCATGCAGGCAATCCCCTAGAAGCTGCTTTACAGCGGTCGAGTGCGAATATAGCCGACGGTACCAGATCGTCAGCGGCATCAGCACCGCTGCCATCCCGCCGCCTTGTTGCCTCCACCCTGGCCGCCTAAGATCGCCCCAGGGCCGCTACCGGTGGCCATGCACCGCGTCGGGGGACGAATGCACGCCATCAACATGTTGGCCCTGCTCCTGCTGGGCGCTAGCCCGCTGAGCGCACTCGCTGCGGAGCCGGCACCTTCCACCGCGACCCTGCAGATCCAATCCAATCACCCCGATAACCTGTGGCATTACCGCACCTACCAGGACGGCGCCAACTGCAAGGGGCTGTCGCACCCCAACCGGGTCGCGGGGCCTATCGGCATACCGGCGAGCGGGCCCTTCACGTTCTTCGTCTCCGCCGCCTCCAGCGGCAGCCTGTCCCACTACCGCTACTGCTGGAGCAACGTCACCTTCACCCCCGAGGCCGGCCAACGCTATTTGGCGCGCTTCGACTTCGGCCGCGATACCTGCCGCGTCGCCGTGGTCAAGACCGGCGCCGACGGCACCGAACCGCCCACCTCCGTGGACATTCAACTGCGCGCCTACAAGCCACCGTTTCTGCAAAGCGGCTCGTGGTGCGGCAAGCCCATCAAGCAGTAAATCTTCGCCCTCATCACCCGCTGGATGCTGGGCCGCTTAGACGCCAATCCCCATGGATAAAACACCGCGCGCCAGAGAGATCATCCAAGCCATCGCGAAAT from Lysobacter silvisoli includes:
- a CDS encoding amidohydrolase family protein, which codes for MAGVGGLRKAVLTAALLLTSFAASAQDLLIRNATVHTATAQGSLQGADVLIGNGQVRAIGKNLTAPAGAQVIEAEGRPLTPTLFGGITEIGLEEVSGEKATVDETLALGADTKQMTVRPEFDVTLAYNPESVLIPVTRIEGIGWTLLGAGTATGGSIVAGQGGVMRLDGGPDPTGARVLFVKLGGDASGLTGNSRAAQWMILDQLIAEARGRIGPDSNAALLTPAGRATLARYLDGGGRVMVGVDRAADIRQLLRWSARHNVRIAIAGGAEAWKLAPQLAAAKVPVFVDPLANLPGDFDQIGATMENAARLRAAGVPVGFSQSGDASHNARKVRQLAGNAVAAGLPWADGLAGLTRVPAEALGVSSELGSIAPGRRADLVLWSGDPLEVSSVALQVWMNGRAIEMRSRQTELRDRYLRPDNGMPRAYPAPTGR